One Scophthalmus maximus strain ysfricsl-2021 chromosome 7, ASM2237912v1, whole genome shotgun sequence genomic window, TTTCGGAGGAGAGGTCGAAGGGTTAAGAAATGGACCGTGAGTTTGGCTTGAGAAGGTCTTTAGTGGGATGACACAAAGGTCAAGAGAGGGGTCAACTGGGTTGAACTGACCCCCATTCGTTTTACACGACGGTTGAAAATAGCCCTCGGGTACCATCTGTGTGCAAGATGGGGTGAGGTGGCACACAGGTGGGCTACTTGTATTAGCGCCATTGTTATTTACACCTGTTTTGTTTGCAGATGAGACAAGAATAAGGTCACTTTTAGAATTTGCATTTGACATTTGGATGTTTAGTGTCAGTTTTTTACGTATAGCTTGTGGTGAGATGTAGAAGTAATGTTTAAtatctttccttcctcttcttggcTATTTGCCACATTGTTTGTTGTATATGATATTGGActattaaaatcattttgaagTCGGTCTTCAAACAACATTCACACGTCCATATAGAAGCAGAAATGTACCTGAAGCTAATGTGGTTTATCGACGGCACGTGTCGGACAAATCAAAGTGTTTCACATAAAGATTCCTCTCTTTTTGTCATGGTCCTTCCCCTGCATGGGAGACAGAAAAAGGGAATGTTCTGTTGATTTAACCTGTAGTGCAGACGCCTCTTGCTTGCCTCAGAGTCTGAATATACTTTTGCACTGACCACGGGCCGTGGATTTTGTCCACTGACATCGCATAAGGAAGAGGTGTGGCCATGGCCgtcactttgttttgaaaagtggcGGGGACACTTTTTTtcggataaaaaaacaaccctattagttatattaatattaattatagtACATGTTGCTAgctacacatttttaaaagaaaagtgcagTAGAGAAGTAGGCTTGTCTAATTTACAGCAACCCAAAACTGTCCAAGCGGGAAAAGGGAAGTGGAGACATCAGAAACTTCTTTAGCAAGCTGCGCTGTACTGCAAGTCAGTGTACGACGCAGGGATCTTGGTACGTTCGCAAAACCTTAGGCCATCCCAGCTTGATAGGTCCTTCTCGCTGTTTGTCATGTTCACAGAGAGATGATGGAAAACGTGGACAAGAAGAAACGGTCGAGGATTGGTCAAGGTTTCTGATCGGCACATGCTCGCTTTCGGGTCATTTTAGAATCAGTAGGCTAATTGCCTTTTTTGGACAACTAGTGCAGTGCCTGTGCCAAACTAGTGCTGTTCACTccgccctgctgctgcagagtggGAGCCATGCTCGCTTTTCTATTTTCCTATTCAAAGTTTACTCATGTTAAATGTGTCAACTTTGTCCGAATCGCACCGCTTGGGTGTGAACGGGCGGAACTTGTTCCTGAGATTGTACATGTTCTCTTGTGCAAATGAACCGTGCTCAAAGTGTTCTTGTCTATTGCGTGCGCTCTTTTGCAGGACATTTTTTGACGAACTATGCTTTTGAAAAGCGGTGGGTTGCAAAattgtccatttttaaaaaaaaaaaagtggtggggACATGTCCCCCAGCGTCCCCAGCGTAAATGACCCCTATGGGTGGCACCGCGTCCAGCATGAACGGGAGGGATGCTCGCAGCAAGACAACGCTGTTTTAATGGACACCAGGCCTGCTGGCTACTGTTTTGACTGTAAAAAGTCCTTTGAGTATTAGTGTGAGTACAGTAGCCTGTTGGTGACAGTGATGCTGACAATGGCTCCACTGTCAGTGGGGCTATAAATATATGTCTTGTACAGTGCTGCCACGGGCAtgtctattgtgtgtgtgtgtgtgtgtgttatggcgTCACCGTGGGGGGGGGATGCCTCGTCCCGTGACGTCGCCACGCGCCCCTGTGacgcgcggcgcggcgcggtgGAGCGGAGAGCAGAGgatgagctggaggagatgaggtgaagACGCGCCGCTGGCGGACAACGACTGCTCCGTGAGTCCCTTTCTTTTCAACGACTTTACCCCTCGTTCCCCCTCCACGAGCAGACGTTTGAGGCGGAGATAATGAACGTgtagcttgtgtttttgtttttttgaatggttTTTCTTATGGTTTTCAAACGCGCTTTTGGAATTTTGGAGCAACGCGAGGCGGCAATTCAGTTGGTAAACAGAAACCTCTGGACTTTACAGACTCTCCTTCATTACGCAGCATTATATACACATGCGATTTATTACAGGGAAATCATTTAGTTTATTCTAGTAATCTGGGGTTCATTTCaatgtgagaggagaaaaaagaaactgcgCGTAAAACCACCGAGTAATCGATTTTCTATGTATAGGTTTCCGACATTTGTTTAATGTGAGGAAAGTTTCTTGAATTCATATCGATCTACTTTAGCAGTCGTTGAACACTAGTTCTCAGAGATTTTGACTGAAGAAAGATTATTGTAATTTGTcgtaaaagtttttttctctaattAAATGTATCAAAAACGCATATTATTTCCATCcagatttaaatgtttgaaGTTGACCATAACTATCACcataactttctttttcaatttgtaACCAATTGATTAATGACTTCAAAACTAAAAGCGGTGTCTCCCTCGAGCTATTAACTATAATAAACTGATGGTTTGCCTTTTAACCTGAGGTGAGAGTCACTGAGCCTATCAGAGTCATTTGGAGAAGAGTCTAACTTGATTACTTAATTCTAACATCTCGTCTTTAAACTGTGAATCGGTGTGAAACTGTTATTTTGGTTGGATTCCAATGTGGCAAGTGACTGCTCAGTCAATAGACCCGGATCTATCATCGTCTGCCTGGTATTTATGACAGTTTTCAGACAAgggggaggtaaaaaaaaaaaacaggacaattttttttttgcagaggacCCCGTCATGCTCAGTCTACTACGCCCCCTACTGGTCGTCTGCTTGTACCTGCTGCTGCCCGGAGGTCAGGGCAGGATCCCCCTGTACAACGGCTTCCACTACCAGGACATCAGCAACGGCAACGGCAACGGAGAGAgtaaggcccccccccccttctttctttctctctctctgtctgtgtgtgtgtgtgtgtgtgtgtgtgtgatcagatcaGTTTCATCATTTGTGTACATGACAACACAGCTGGCAGGAAGTCACCTGGATGCGGAGGGAAGACAACTATAATTCACGGAGGCCAGGCAGTCAGCCGGgttataaaaacaaactctaCTCGTGATTGATGTGGGTTTCTGTTTCCATATAGGCCCAGTcctgcgtttgtgtgcgtgtgtgcgtgcatttgtgATCCTGACCCTGACCAGTTTTTCAAGTACTCAACATCTTCTTACCTCAGCTTAGATGAAGTGAACATATGTTTATGTTGCCTTGAACATAACAGGCAGATCAGTTTCTCTAAACATTATTTTGGTCGTATCGGATTCATCTCAGATTTAGATCATGTCGTGAGGTGACACAAATGTTGTGCTGGCCTATTCAGACTTAATTTACCTCGGGGGTCACAGTTTTGTAGCGCGCTGTTATGGTCAGTATTTTCATGCAGTTCATTGCAAAGGAATAAATCTTacatgtaattttttttatagggGACATTGTGGCCACAGAAAGGCTTAGTTGCATACAGTCCATGCAACCATGCAAACGTGAAGCACACATTGATCAGAAGTGTGTTTCACCAGAGGCTTCACCAGTTTTGTTTtggataaaacatttaaaaatattacatcTTTTTGAATACTTTGCTTTCTCTTCGCTTTAGCATTCCAGAGTAACTGATGCCCACCAGTGATTGTCCTCTGCTGTTTCCTGTTGCTATGAAACAGCTGGTGAACAAGAGTAGATTTAGGccttttgttttgcagacatGTTGACATCATAACAGGGAGATATGTTACTAATAACAACAGTAACTGCTGCATTCTTCTAAGGGGCGCTAGTTTCAGGACCTGATGTTTTGTATGCAGGCTGACTGGCAGGACcacggatggatggatagttaGATAGATTGATAAATTGGTTGATTGGTTCCATTTCACATGAATAAATGTGGTAAGTTAGTAATATACAATATCATTTAAGGGTAAATTCTAAACCATAACTAAATAGAATAAtgaagtataaaaaaataattgttaaaataataaataaagttacACTGCTTTAAAAATGTCTGCTCTTAAAAGGCTTGGGACAAGTTCATCCGTAAATTAAGATTCATGACTTGATACACAACTTACATCCCATGTCATTGCTGTATTGATGCCCAATACACCAATTGGTGTATGTCATACACCAGATGATACACCATTGTCTGACTAGGTCAGTACCTTTCCAAACAGCACAGATTAAAGTCACTGACCAAGGAGAGATGTTGCTTTAATCAGCATCATGAATATTCCACTAACGAAATACCATCTGGTGCTTTGTGTCTTCTCTAGTCTTTTTCAATGGGGTTCGTCTGCACGTGGAGTCCGAGCAGCACTCAGTCTCGGCCACCAGGGGGAGCAGCGTCACCCTCCCCTGTCACTACCACTACGAGCCGGAGATCGCCACGCCACGCAGGACCCGGGTCAAGTGGTCCTGGCTGCCTGCCAACACCGTCGCCCCGCCCGCTTCCCCTGTAGCCTTCGGCAGGGAGACCGAGGTCATGGTCGCCATGGGCAACCGCCTCCGCAGCTACGGCAACTTCCGGGGCCGCGTGCGCCTGAGACGCTCGGCGCCGGGGGACATGTCTCTGGTGATCAACGAGCTGCGACTCAATGACACGGGGAGATACCGCTGCGAGGTGATCGACGGCCTGGAGGACGAGAGTGTGActgtggagctggagctgcGAGGTGAGGAatcccaagtgtgtgtgtgtgagaagagctGTGTCGACTGACGAGGTTGAAGAAACTATGTAAGACTTGTGTCCTACATAGTTGGCTACATACTGTGCCGCAAGAAGCACCCTCCCCTTGTAGCTGTATGTACATCAACAGCACTGTAGTGGTGAACATCGGGAGTtggaagagattaaaaaacagACCCAAGATATCTATGTGACACCATAgatgctggatgtgtaaatgagTAATTGTTTGCTCACAGGTTTGCCATGTCAACTCCAAAGATGATGATTTGTCAAGAGGCCCCCAAATTGTTTTTTGCTGGCCCAAAAGTGCCCCCccctaaaaaacaaacatcttgcagctttaattaacAATTCACCATACCCTAACATTCTTTATGTTAATACTGTATACTGCATGCCCACACTCCTCCCACCGTGTGCAAAGCAAATATAAAAAGTAGTGACGATTATATTTTTTACCATTCCACTTGTCTACGATTGTGAATTTTTCACATTAAGGTGAGACCGGACAGTGTTGGACTACAGTAATGTGTGACTCTGCGTAAACTGTCATAAGAACACTTCTCCTCTGTACGTGCAGGTGTGGTGTTTCCCTACTACTCTCAGAGGGGGCGCTACCATTTTAACTTCTTCGGGGCCAAACAAGCGTGCCAGGATCAGGACGCCACCCTGGCCACGTTTGAGCAGCTCTTCGCAGCGTGGGAAGACGGACTGGACTGGTGCAACGCCGGCTGGCTGGCCGACGGCACGGTGCAGTATCCCATCACGGACCCGCGTGACGGCTGTGGCGGGGTGGACTTGGCCCCTGGCCTGCGCAGCTACGGTCAACGCCATCGCCTCGTGCACAGCTACGATGCTTTCTGCTTCTCCGCCTCTGTCAAGGGTCAGTATAACAATGTGCTCAAAACTTAATACATGACGAGGTCTTTATTAACGACTCCCTCCCGCCTTAGGAGCTGTGTACTTCCTGAAGCACCCGAGCAAGCTCAACTTCACCGAAGCGGTCCAAGCGTGTGCCATTGACGGCAGTCGGATCGCCAAAGTGGGCCAGCTCCACGCTGCCTGGAGGCTGACGGGGTTCGACCGCTGTGACGCCGGCTGGTTGGCCGACGGGAGCGTGCGTTATCCCATCACAAAACCGCGGGCCAACTGCGGCCCGCCCGAACCAGGGGTGCGTAGTTTTGGGTTCCCCCATCTGTACCTGAAGTTTGGCGTCTACTGTTACCGGTAGAGCGCTCTGACTGGACACGAGACAAAAGCAAACCATTCCGGCGGCACACTGGTTGAAAGCTCTGCTCGGGAGGCTGGCACAAGCTGTTATCCAGTTTGGTCATTTCTGAGCTGTTTTAAAGTGAGACCATTTGGGTTCATCCTGCTCCATAACACTGAGAATCGTCGTCTCAGTCTTGAACTGTAAGTCGACAGCTGCCTCTGTACTTTCACGTAGGCAGGGCCACACCatatggccaaaagtatgtggacactgCAAAATGACACCCATATGTAAAAAACTGAACATCCCATTCCATTCCAAAACCAGAGGGCGTTAATATGCTGTTTTAACGGCCCCTCTAAGATATTTGGATCCCAGCGGCAGGGATTTGCTTTGCCT contains:
- the hapln3 gene encoding hyaluronan and proteoglycan link protein 3, with the translated sequence MLSLLRPLLVVCLYLLLPGGQGRIPLYNGFHYQDISNGNGNGEIFFNGVRLHVESEQHSVSATRGSSVTLPCHYHYEPEIATPRRTRVKWSWLPANTVAPPASPVAFGRETEVMVAMGNRLRSYGNFRGRVRLRRSAPGDMSLVINELRLNDTGRYRCEVIDGLEDESVTVELELRGVVFPYYSQRGRYHFNFFGAKQACQDQDATLATFEQLFAAWEDGLDWCNAGWLADGTVQYPITDPRDGCGGVDLAPGLRSYGQRHRLVHSYDAFCFSASVKGAVYFLKHPSKLNFTEAVQACAIDGSRIAKVGQLHAAWRLTGFDRCDAGWLADGSVRYPITKPRANCGPPEPGVRSFGFPHLYLKFGVYCYR